A single window of Methylocella tundrae DNA harbors:
- a CDS encoding AbrB family transcriptional regulator, with amino-acid sequence MRETPAIFSPEALRRRASLTARPAAVQWAVIIIISAVFVGALEALRLPAALLLGPMGAAIVTAANGMTLRMPRPAFLCAQGVIGVMIARSFSPSIGGAILARWPLFVMTVLAVIALSGLLGWLLARWRVLPGSAAVWGSSPGAATAMTLMAGAYGADARLVAFMQFLRVVFVTLAASLVARLFAVATGAPRPSLDWFPALSWPSFIATLALAGLGAWAGRASRIPAGTLLLPLTLGAVLHGVGAMQFDLPPWLLALSYAVVGWQIGLGFTPAILAHASRAFPKVAASILAQILLCGALAFLLTRFAGVDALTAYLATSPGGADSVAIIAASARVDMPFVMALQTFRLILVILISPGLCRFIVRHIARSGGEA; translated from the coding sequence TTGCGTGAGACGCCAGCCATATTCAGTCCGGAGGCCCTGCGCCGTCGCGCTTCGCTGACCGCGCGCCCCGCGGCCGTTCAATGGGCCGTCATCATCATTATTTCGGCGGTCTTCGTCGGCGCGCTGGAGGCGCTGCGGCTTCCGGCCGCGCTGCTGCTGGGTCCGATGGGCGCGGCCATCGTCACGGCCGCCAACGGCATGACCTTGCGTATGCCCCGCCCGGCCTTTCTTTGCGCGCAGGGAGTCATCGGCGTGATGATCGCGCGCAGCTTCAGCCCGTCGATCGGCGGCGCGATCTTGGCGCGCTGGCCTTTGTTCGTGATGACGGTGCTCGCCGTCATCGCTCTCAGCGGCCTGCTTGGCTGGCTGCTGGCGCGCTGGCGGGTGCTGCCGGGCTCGGCGGCGGTGTGGGGATCTTCGCCCGGCGCCGCCACCGCGATGACGCTGATGGCCGGAGCCTATGGCGCGGATGCGCGTCTCGTCGCCTTCATGCAATTTCTGCGCGTCGTGTTCGTGACTCTCGCGGCCTCGCTCGTCGCGCGGCTTTTCGCTGTTGCGACAGGCGCGCCGAGGCCCTCGCTGGACTGGTTTCCGGCGCTGTCATGGCCGTCCTTTATCGCAACTCTGGCGCTGGCCGGGCTTGGCGCATGGGCTGGGCGAGCCTCGCGGATTCCAGCTGGGACGCTGCTGCTGCCGCTGACGCTGGGAGCGGTGTTGCATGGCGTCGGCGCGATGCAATTCGATCTGCCGCCCTGGCTGCTCGCTTTGAGCTATGCCGTGGTCGGCTGGCAGATCGGCCTCGGCTTTACGCCCGCCATATTGGCCCATGCCTCCCGCGCATTCCCCAAGGTCGCAGCTTCGATCCTCGCGCAAATTTTGCTGTGCGGCGCGCTTGCGTTCTTGCTGACGCGCTTTGCCGGCGTCGACGCGCTGACCGCCTATCTCGCGACGAGCCCCGGCGGCGCGGATTCGGTCGCGATCATCGCGGCCTCGGCCAGGGTCGACATGCCGTTCGTCATGGCGCTGCAAACCTTCCGGCTGATCCTTGTCATTCTCATCAGTCCGGGCCTTTGCCGTTTCATTGTGCGCCACATTGCTCGATCGGGAGGCGAGGCATGA
- a CDS encoding SDR family oxidoreductase: MKLFAFGLGYCAQDFIARFGDLFDSIAGTVRSADKAAELASDHVETFVFGPDREDPKLAEKMLAADVLLISIPPGVSVDPVLARFGHRIASLRAPQTIIYLSTIGVYGDRQGEWVDETQIPTPLSPRSVTRLQAEKSWAAIGKSKDKKVHILRLAGIYGPGRNALINLKEGKAHRIVKADQVFNRVHVEDISRAIAAAIAYDGRGAVWNVADDAPAPPQDVVAYAAMLMGVEPPPEQPIETAEDISPMTRSFYAENKRASNRKLKEELGVDLAYPTYRVGLEALWEAGEGR; the protein is encoded by the coding sequence ATGAAGCTTTTTGCCTTCGGTCTGGGCTATTGCGCGCAGGATTTCATCGCGCGTTTCGGCGATCTCTTCGATTCCATCGCGGGGACCGTGCGCAGCGCCGACAAAGCCGCGGAGCTGGCGAGCGATCACGTCGAGACCTTTGTCTTCGGGCCTGACCGGGAGGACCCGAAACTCGCGGAAAAAATGCTCGCAGCCGACGTGCTCCTGATCTCGATCCCGCCCGGCGTTTCCGTCGATCCGGTGCTGGCGCGCTTTGGCCATCGCATCGCGAGCCTGCGCGCGCCGCAGACGATCATCTATTTATCGACGATCGGCGTCTATGGCGACCGGCAGGGCGAATGGGTCGATGAAACGCAGATCCCGACGCCGCTCTCGCCGCGCTCCGTGACGCGGCTGCAGGCTGAAAAATCATGGGCGGCGATCGGCAAAAGCAAGGACAAGAAGGTGCATATTCTGCGCCTTGCCGGCATTTACGGGCCGGGCCGCAATGCGCTGATCAATCTGAAAGAGGGCAAGGCGCATCGCATCGTAAAAGCCGATCAGGTGTTCAACCGCGTCCATGTCGAGGACATCAGCCGGGCGATCGCCGCCGCCATCGCCTATGACGGGCGCGGAGCCGTGTGGAACGTCGCCGATGACGCCCCGGCGCCGCCGCAGGATGTCGTCGCTTACGCCGCCATGCTGATGGGCGTCGAGCCGCCGCCCGAACAGCCGATCGAGACGGCGGAAGATATTTCGCCGATGACGCGCAGCTTTTACGCCGAAAACAAGCGCGCCTCGAACCGCAAGCTCAAGGAGGAGCTGGGGGTTGATCTCGCCTATCCGACCTATCGCGTGGGTCTTGAGGCGCTTTGGGAGGCGGGGGAGGGGCGGTAG
- the queG gene encoding tRNA epoxyqueuosine(34) reductase QueG, whose product MSAAFSARLQTKARELGFDICKITHPSAAEGAGERFGAWLATGAAGDMDWLEETQERRSDPRSLWPEAASIVMLAANYGPPGDPLAALADRSAGNISVYARHRDYHDVIKGRLKQLASWLASAAEGQGFEAPQFKVFVDTAPVMEKPLAQAAGLGWQGKHTNLVSRDFGSWLFLGSIFTNLPLTEDAPERDHCGQCRACLDICPTQAFPRPYALDARRCISYLTIEHKGHIAEEFRAAIGNRIYGCDDCLAVCPWNKFAKTARDIKLLPRGDLLAPALSDLLRLDDAAFRALFAGGPVKRIGFSRFSRNVLIAAGNSGDFSLAELVAEKLGDVSPLVRAMAVWALARLAPEGIAGLARVWLPRETDADVRREWAAAMALSEENAPD is encoded by the coding sequence CTGAGCGCGGCCTTTTCGGCGCGGCTGCAAACGAAAGCGCGAGAGCTGGGGTTCGATATCTGCAAAATCACCCATCCGTCCGCCGCCGAGGGCGCGGGCGAGCGCTTTGGCGCCTGGCTTGCCACGGGCGCCGCCGGCGACATGGACTGGCTCGAGGAGACGCAAGAGCGCCGCTCCGATCCGCGCAGCCTTTGGCCGGAGGCCGCGAGCATTGTGATGCTGGCGGCCAATTACGGGCCGCCCGGCGATCCGCTGGCGGCCCTTGCGGACAGAAGCGCCGGCAATATTTCGGTCTACGCCCGCCATCGCGATTATCATGACGTCATCAAGGGGCGCCTGAAGCAGCTCGCCTCATGGCTTGCGAGCGCGGCAGAGGGGCAAGGCTTCGAGGCGCCGCAGTTCAAGGTGTTCGTCGACACCGCGCCCGTCATGGAAAAGCCGCTGGCGCAGGCGGCGGGGCTTGGCTGGCAGGGCAAGCACACAAATCTTGTCTCGCGCGATTTCGGCTCCTGGCTCTTCCTCGGCTCGATCTTCACGAACCTGCCGCTGACTGAGGATGCGCCGGAGCGCGACCATTGCGGCCAATGCCGCGCCTGCCTCGATATTTGTCCGACGCAAGCCTTTCCCCGGCCTTACGCGCTCGACGCGCGCCGCTGCATCTCCTACCTCACCATTGAGCACAAGGGCCATATCGCGGAAGAGTTTCGCGCCGCCATCGGCAACCGCATCTATGGCTGCGACGATTGTCTCGCCGTCTGCCCGTGGAATAAATTCGCCAAAACGGCGCGGGACATCAAGCTTTTGCCGCGTGGGGATTTATTGGCCCCTGCGCTGAGCGATCTGCTTCGCCTCGACGACGCCGCTTTTCGCGCGCTGTTTGCGGGGGGGCCTGTCAAGCGAATCGGGTTTTCGCGTTTTTCTCGCAATGTTCTGATCGCGGCGGGCAATTCGGGGGATTTTTCGCTCGCGGAACTCGTGGCGGAGAAGCTTGGCGATGTTTCGCCGCTCGTGCGGGCGATGGCGGTTTGGGCTCTGGCGCGTCTTGCGCCGGAAGGGATCGCCGGCCTCGCCCGGGTCTGGCTCCCGCGTGAGACGGACGCGGATGTGCGGCGGGAATGGGCTGCGGCGATGGCGCTTTCGGAAGAAAATGCGCCGGACTGA
- a CDS encoding glutathione S-transferase family protein — protein MITLYHHPLCAHSRFVRLLLGEYGIEPQLIEENVHERRRDFLILDPAGQTPVLVEHPSTVVPGPSTIAEYFDETRGLALGKHRLLPEDPLSRIEVRRLMDWFGQKFFREVTDWLVTEKVYKRYMPRERGGGAPDMELVRAARSNIRTHMRYVSYLAGSRKWLAGDRLTYADLAAAAQLSCVDFLGDVPWEEYETAKLWYSRVKSRPAFRSLLADRLPGLSPAPVYADLDF, from the coding sequence ATGATAACGCTCTATCATCATCCGCTCTGCGCCCATTCGCGTTTCGTCAGGCTCCTTCTCGGGGAATACGGGATCGAACCGCAACTCATTGAGGAAAACGTCCATGAGCGCAGGCGTGATTTCCTGATCCTCGATCCGGCTGGTCAGACGCCAGTTCTGGTGGAGCATCCGTCAACGGTCGTGCCCGGCCCGTCGACCATCGCCGAATATTTCGACGAAACCCGCGGTCTCGCGCTCGGCAAGCACAGGCTGCTGCCGGAAGATCCGCTTTCGCGCATCGAAGTGCGCCGGCTGATGGACTGGTTCGGCCAGAAATTCTTCCGCGAAGTCACCGATTGGCTCGTGACGGAAAAGGTCTATAAGCGCTACATGCCGCGCGAGCGGGGCGGAGGCGCGCCGGACATGGAGCTGGTGCGTGCGGCGCGATCCAACATCCGCACCCATATGCGCTATGTCAGCTATCTCGCCGGCAGCCGGAAATGGCTCGCGGGAGATCGACTTACCTATGCCGATCTCGCCGCCGCCGCCCAATTGTCCTGCGTCGATTTTCTGGGCGATGTGCCATGGGAAGAATACGAAACGGCAAAGCTCTGGTATTCCAGGGTGAAGTCGCGCCCGGCCTTCCGCTCCCTGCTTGCCGATCGCCTGCCGGGCCTCAGCCCCGCGCCGGTCTACGCGGACCTCGACTTCTGA